In one Brevibacillus composti genomic region, the following are encoded:
- a CDS encoding energy-coupling factor transporter transmembrane component T family protein — MSQEFELTRNITIGQYLPTGSVIHRLDPRFKLASFVIMIIAIAICGTYIGNLFALLVCLLMFALARIPLHYGISGVKPAVPFIIILALMQLLFYGEIAQGGTIFFQYGFVTISSEVIRLVVVSAMRFVEVIFLSSVLTLSTSTTELTHGMERLLGPLEKVKFPVHAFALIITISIRFVPTFAMEMEKMMKAQASRGAEFGTGQWWRIIKRTKDMFPIIVPLFNVALSRAEDLILAMEARCYTPGAVRTRYAHYKAAPKDFAAIGASVLLSAVILAIPW, encoded by the coding sequence GTGTCACAAGAATTTGAATTGACGCGAAATATAACGATTGGCCAGTATCTGCCCACGGGATCGGTTATCCATCGTCTGGACCCGCGGTTTAAATTGGCCTCATTTGTCATCATGATCATCGCGATTGCGATCTGCGGCACCTATATCGGCAATCTGTTCGCTTTGCTCGTCTGCCTGCTGATGTTTGCACTGGCGCGCATCCCGCTTCACTACGGAATCTCCGGCGTGAAGCCGGCCGTGCCGTTCATTATCATATTGGCGCTGATGCAGCTGCTGTTTTACGGAGAAATCGCGCAAGGTGGCACGATTTTCTTTCAATACGGCTTCGTCACCATCTCCAGCGAAGTGATCAGGCTGGTGGTCGTCTCCGCCATGCGGTTTGTCGAAGTGATTTTCCTCTCCAGCGTGCTGACGCTGAGCACTTCGACGACGGAGCTGACGCATGGGATGGAGCGCCTCCTGGGACCGCTTGAGAAAGTAAAATTTCCCGTCCACGCTTTTGCCTTGATCATCACCATTTCGATACGCTTCGTGCCGACCTTTGCCATGGAAATGGAAAAAATGATGAAAGCGCAAGCCTCGCGGGGGGCCGAGTTTGGCACCGGCCAGTGGTGGCGGATTATCAAGCGGACGAAGGACATGTTTCCGATCATCGTCCCGCTGTTTAACGTCGCGCTGTCCCGGGCGGAAGACCTGATCCTGGCGATGGAAGCGCGCTGCTATACGCCGGGCGCTGTCCGCACGCGCTATGCCCACTACAAGGCCGCTCCCAAGGATTTCGCCGCGATTGGCGCAAGCGTGCTGCTCTCCGCCGTGATATTGGCAATACCGTGGTAG
- a CDS encoding ECF transporter S component, which produces MEKGLTVRRIVIAGVLGAIAILLGVTRLGFIPVPTAAGNATIMHIPAVIGGIMEGWGVGLIIGLIFGVSSFLNATVPLFKDPLVAILPRLFIGVTAYFTYVGLKRFNEYAAIGVAGFVGSMTNTILVLFMAVVRGYMPAGVAASVAVMSGLPEAIVSVIVTLAVVVAWKKLGSSGKQKSKISGGL; this is translated from the coding sequence ATGGAAAAAGGCTTGACCGTACGCAGGATTGTCATCGCGGGTGTGCTCGGAGCCATCGCCATTCTGCTGGGAGTGACGCGGCTCGGTTTTATTCCCGTCCCCACAGCGGCAGGCAATGCAACGATCATGCATATCCCGGCCGTCATCGGCGGGATTATGGAGGGGTGGGGCGTCGGGTTAATCATTGGTCTTATTTTTGGTGTCTCTTCCTTTTTGAATGCGACCGTCCCCCTCTTTAAAGATCCGCTGGTAGCCATCCTGCCGCGCCTGTTCATCGGGGTCACGGCCTATTTCACCTACGTCGGCTTGAAGCGGTTTAACGAGTATGCGGCGATCGGTGTGGCAGGATTTGTCGGCTCGATGACCAACACCATCCTGGTTCTCTTCATGGCGGTCGTGCGCGGCTACATGCCTGCAGGGGTGGCGGCATCAGTCGCCGTCATGAGCGGCTTGCCGGAAGCGATCGTGTCCGTCATCGTGACGCTCGCGGTCGTGGTCGCCTGGAAGAAGCTCGGCTCCTCGGGAAAACAAAAGTCAAAAATTTCTGGAGGTTTGTAG